The Phragmitibacter flavus genome includes a window with the following:
- a CDS encoding sigma-70 family RNA polymerase sigma factor — MSSSASSPPDVELSDADLVRQAQQGNAKAFDLLVTRYRGKVYGMCYHLVHNEQDAWDLAQNAFIKAWRALGSFKGDSAFYTWIYRITHNVAYDWMRKRKIQGDGEFNDEINAAIAVGAEAVPKSDPAPDEAMKNQEIGKRIHQAIAQLSPDHRTAILLREVEGNSYEEIAEIMQSTVGTVMSRLFYARKKLQELLKDTYENA; from the coding sequence ATGTCATCTTCTGCAAGCAGCCCACCCGATGTTGAGCTGTCGGATGCTGACCTGGTCCGGCAGGCCCAGCAGGGCAATGCGAAAGCGTTTGATCTGCTGGTCACCCGCTATCGCGGAAAGGTTTACGGTATGTGCTACCATCTCGTCCACAACGAACAAGACGCCTGGGATCTCGCCCAGAACGCCTTCATCAAGGCGTGGCGGGCGCTTGGCTCCTTCAAGGGCGACTCGGCCTTTTACACCTGGATTTACCGCATCACGCACAACGTCGCCTACGACTGGATGCGCAAACGCAAAATCCAGGGCGATGGCGAGTTCAATGACGAAATCAACGCGGCCATCGCGGTGGGGGCCGAGGCGGTGCCAAAGTCTGATCCGGCACCTGATGAAGCCATGAAAAATCAGGAGATTGGCAAACGTATCCACCAAGCCATCGCCCAACTTTCTCCCGACCACCGCACCGCCATCCTCCTCCGCGAGGTGGAAGGCAACAGCTACGAAGAAATCGCCGAAATCATGCAATCCACCGTGGGCACGGTGATGAGCCGCCTCTTTTACGCCCGAAAAAAACTCCAAGAACTGTTAAAGGACACCTATGAAAACGCCTGA
- a CDS encoding VOC family protein produces the protein MSNSGKNSKVKVISPMLAVADMDETLDFYASVLGFTVCMRSAQYSIIEKDGATVHFMKADDESVMKAVRGHTEIYIEVDDIGPLWQHVQAYRGQYKITELSERDYGMTEFHINDPNDCLIFVGQETRKPPGME, from the coding sequence ATGAGCAACTCCGGAAAGAACTCCAAAGTAAAGGTCATCAGCCCCATGCTGGCGGTGGCGGACATGGATGAAACGCTGGACTTTTACGCCTCGGTATTGGGCTTCACGGTTTGCATGCGATCCGCCCAATATTCCATCATCGAAAAAGATGGCGCCACCGTTCACTTCATGAAGGCGGATGACGAATCCGTGATGAAAGCCGTGCGTGGCCACACGGAGATCTACATCGAAGTCGACGACATCGGGCCTCTCTGGCAGCACGTTCAAGCTTACCGGGGCCAGTATAAGATCACCGAACTGTCAGAGCGCGACTATGGCATGACCGAGTTCCACATCAACGATCCAAATGACTGCCTGATTTTTGTCGGACAGGAGACCCGCAAGCCGCCCGGGATGGAATGA
- a CDS encoding anti-sigma factor family protein has protein sequence MKTPDDQLLARWLDGELSEQETTRFEAMMAADPALREEADTMRKISAALRDHVSMEREVPHADFFNTQIQERIADLQRAEERAHVPAATSVTAAGWFSWLRSPWALAGLASAITIALFVARQDRPTTQILSFYAPNPSIQASAYRSDAADATVLMLEGLESIPADYDIAGINVHHSEMGVDRTATTLFDEKGSVLLVMSKNGRDQPIFASR, from the coding sequence ATGAAAACGCCTGATGATCAATTGCTAGCCCGCTGGCTCGACGGTGAGCTCAGTGAGCAGGAAACCACCCGCTTTGAGGCCATGATGGCTGCCGACCCCGCCCTGCGCGAGGAGGCTGACACCATGCGCAAGATCAGCGCCGCCCTGCGAGATCACGTCAGCATGGAACGCGAAGTTCCGCACGCCGACTTCTTCAATACGCAAATCCAGGAACGCATCGCCGACTTGCAGCGTGCTGAAGAACGCGCTCACGTTCCGGCCGCGACCAGTGTCACTGCCGCCGGTTGGTTCAGCTGGTTGCGCTCGCCCTGGGCGCTTGCCGGACTGGCTTCCGCCATCACCATCGCCTTGTTTGTTGCGCGTCAGGACCGCCCGACCACGCAGATCCTTAGCTTCTACGCCCCCAACCCGAGCATCCAGGCCAGCGCCTATCGCAGCGATGCCGCCGATGCCACCGTGTTGATGCTGGAAGGTTTGGAAAGCATCCCTGCGGACTACGACATCGCCGGAATCAACGTCCATCACAGTGAGATGGGCGTTGACCGCACGGCCACGACGTTGTTCGACGAAAAAGGTTCGGTGCTGCTGGTCATGTCCAAAAACGGACGCGATCAACCCATCTTCGCCAGCCGTTGA
- the tig gene encoding trigger factor — protein sequence MNITLETQPNCRAVIHVEIPSSDVQRERDSVTTNYVRYAKLPGFRPGKAPKAVVAKKYQPQIREELEQALVRLGYQEAAKRNDVDILNVLNVKDQSLHQDESFTFSLEVSTVPKFELPEYKGIAVKLPRVEVGDDDVEHELLHLRERYQTFKDVERPAAIGDFAVVTAEGTVDGQLVADAFPEAPAFLKKMDGNWLELTEEESFLPGFFAALVGISKDEERSVTIEVPEDFPFEAARGKSLVFNVKCSGVKEKELPPLDEDFAKKVNPEWDLERLRTEVKAAVTQRRERSREEAKTNQVLEFLTERLEFELPQEAVNREAQRRTNEIASNALRQGMDQQAIMEAQEQIVSAATQQARQNVKVDFILSEIAKRENISVTEEQLRRALAQIAMQERIAPKKLLNDARKNGLIERLRADLLIQNSIQFLKEQAAIEEVEPEKEDCGHKH from the coding sequence ATGAACATCACGCTCGAAACCCAGCCCAATTGCCGCGCCGTCATCCACGTTGAGATTCCCTCCAGCGATGTGCAACGCGAACGCGATTCCGTCACCACCAACTACGTGCGCTACGCCAAGCTGCCAGGCTTCCGCCCAGGCAAGGCTCCGAAAGCCGTGGTCGCGAAGAAATATCAGCCACAGATCCGCGAAGAGTTGGAGCAGGCTCTTGTCCGTCTCGGCTATCAGGAAGCGGCCAAGCGCAATGATGTGGATATCTTGAACGTGTTGAACGTCAAAGACCAGTCGCTGCATCAGGATGAGTCGTTCACCTTCTCCCTTGAAGTCAGCACGGTTCCAAAATTCGAACTGCCGGAATACAAAGGCATCGCGGTGAAACTTCCTCGCGTGGAAGTCGGCGATGACGATGTGGAGCACGAATTGCTTCACCTTCGCGAGCGTTACCAGACTTTTAAAGATGTCGAGCGCCCAGCCGCCATCGGTGACTTCGCGGTGGTCACCGCCGAAGGCACCGTCGACGGACAACTGGTTGCCGACGCGTTCCCTGAGGCACCAGCATTCCTCAAGAAGATGGACGGCAACTGGCTGGAACTCACCGAAGAGGAGAGCTTCCTCCCTGGCTTTTTCGCCGCGTTGGTCGGCATCAGCAAGGACGAGGAGCGCAGCGTGACCATCGAGGTGCCTGAAGATTTCCCGTTCGAAGCCGCCCGTGGCAAGAGCCTGGTTTTCAATGTCAAATGCAGCGGCGTGAAGGAGAAGGAACTGCCTCCCTTGGACGAAGATTTTGCCAAGAAGGTGAACCCGGAGTGGGACCTTGAGCGGCTGCGCACCGAAGTAAAAGCCGCCGTGACGCAACGGCGTGAGCGCTCCCGCGAAGAAGCCAAAACCAATCAGGTCTTGGAGTTTTTGACCGAACGTCTTGAGTTTGAACTTCCTCAGGAAGCCGTGAACCGCGAGGCCCAACGCCGCACCAACGAAATCGCCAGCAACGCGCTTCGTCAGGGCATGGACCAGCAGGCGATCATGGAAGCCCAGGAGCAGATCGTCAGCGCAGCGACCCAGCAGGCTCGCCAAAACGTCAAGGTGGACTTCATCCTTAGCGAGATCGCCAAACGCGAAAACATCTCGGTCACCGAAGAGCAACTCCGCCGCGCATTGGCCCAGATCGCCATGCAGGAACGCATTGCTCCGAAAAAGCTTCTCAACGACGCCCGCAAAAATGGGCTTATCGAACGCCTTCGTGCGGATTTGTTGATCCAGAACTCGATCCAATTCTTGAAAGAGCAAGCCGCCATCGAAGAAGTTGAACCGGAAAAAGAAGACTGCGGGCACAAGCATTAA
- a CDS encoding L,D-transpeptidase has product MSSLILMLLSSCADTKHRLVVSVAEQRMALLEEGRPIATFPISTSKFGLGDYPGSNYTPLGRMKIAKKVGDGLPLGMRLKDRKPTGEIVPVNAPGRDPIVTRILWLKGLEPQNARAYDRYIYIHGTAEESRLGSAASYGCVRMGSRQIAWLYDQVGTGARVDILPGPLPPPHLLPP; this is encoded by the coding sequence ATGAGTTCACTCATCCTGATGCTGCTCTCAAGTTGCGCGGACACCAAACATCGGCTGGTGGTCAGCGTGGCGGAACAACGCATGGCCCTGCTTGAAGAAGGCCGGCCGATTGCCACGTTTCCGATAAGCACTTCCAAATTTGGTCTCGGAGACTATCCCGGCAGCAATTACACCCCGCTGGGACGCATGAAGATTGCCAAGAAAGTGGGCGACGGACTTCCGCTGGGCATGCGCTTGAAAGATCGCAAACCGACGGGCGAAATTGTTCCGGTCAATGCCCCCGGGCGTGATCCGATTGTCACGCGTATTCTCTGGCTGAAAGGGTTGGAGCCACAGAATGCCCGGGCCTACGACCGCTACATTTACATCCATGGAACGGCCGAAGAATCCCGGCTTGGCTCGGCAGCGAGTTATGGCTGCGTGCGCATGGGGTCACGGCAGATCGCCTGGTTGTATGATCAGGTCGGCACTGGCGCGCGGGTGGACATCCTTCCTGGTCCGCTGCCTCCGCCGCACCTGTTGCCACCTTGA
- a CDS encoding FAD-dependent oxidoreductase, which yields MIEADLLIVGGDESGCAAAVQAARLGVKNIVVVNDIDWLGGQFCTQGIGPIDEWTMVEGKRTEFPASGPFLEILERIHAHNRKTYGLARPGNSWCGSNTIEPRAAAQIFEDWLAPYASQIRVIKGWEPVKVRVENGTVQGVNFRRVDGGSDDSLTITAKLTVDSSDWGDVIRLSGAGYMAGPDLKSRFNEPSAPDVLEPGGHQEMNPISWCPLLREAGKDSTIPKPLRYDERSFADWKKAPPWVDWDGSGGIYNSSGWCIYTHRRMVDRYHHELAPGTEAVILNWPAHDYPLSTLPKQVVDALEQNETGASEKNIVDMTPAQRRIVFADAKQRALEFVYWLQTAVHDRVGDYPQSFRYMKLADDYGTSDQLPPKPYIREGLRLEALYVMREQDVRTESKEPRWAKTMVPDGVFGWQFNLDFHPTRRNFVDNDPTQPWQAKHYGTRNWSTDTDRAMFPLRSLVPVKLDGLLGCSKNIGVTSMVQSAVRLHGQMMHVGTAVGTVAALSLRDGISPREIAASPQRIREVQTRLVRGADGHGTLLWPWQDVRPDEPHFEAANLLTVAGIWRADPEDVHFRPHQIVTRRELASALARLCRALPDAKDWPELKPTSPYTDVADTDKDRPLIEAMISWGNFGPQQPTFHPDEPTTWATLHRWLAALDLPVFASLVHRNNGAQPLNRAECVDYLHRVLQKRGEFFPPDFNVGDPNDALPWDRDNNSVPDRLQPPS from the coding sequence ATGATCGAAGCCGACCTGTTGATCGTTGGAGGTGATGAATCGGGATGTGCTGCAGCCGTGCAGGCGGCCCGTCTTGGGGTGAAGAACATCGTGGTCGTCAATGACATCGACTGGCTCGGCGGACAGTTCTGCACGCAGGGCATCGGACCGATCGACGAATGGACCATGGTCGAAGGCAAACGCACCGAATTTCCGGCCAGTGGACCATTCCTCGAAATCCTCGAACGCATCCACGCGCACAACCGCAAGACCTATGGACTTGCCCGACCCGGCAACAGTTGGTGCGGCAGCAACACCATCGAACCCCGGGCCGCCGCGCAGATTTTTGAAGACTGGTTGGCTCCTTATGCATCGCAAATCCGGGTGATCAAAGGCTGGGAGCCTGTGAAGGTTCGTGTGGAGAACGGAACAGTGCAGGGTGTAAATTTTCGCCGGGTGGATGGAGGCTCTGATGACAGTCTCACCATTACCGCGAAACTTACCGTGGATTCCAGCGACTGGGGCGATGTCATCCGACTCAGCGGAGCGGGTTACATGGCGGGACCCGACCTCAAATCGCGCTTCAACGAGCCCAGCGCTCCCGATGTCCTTGAACCCGGTGGTCATCAGGAAATGAATCCCATTTCCTGGTGTCCGCTGCTGCGTGAGGCAGGCAAGGACAGCACCATTCCAAAACCGCTGCGTTATGATGAACGATCTTTCGCCGATTGGAAAAAAGCACCGCCATGGGTGGATTGGGACGGCAGCGGCGGGATTTATAACTCCAGTGGTTGGTGCATCTACACGCATCGTCGCATGGTCGATCGTTATCATCACGAGCTCGCACCTGGCACCGAAGCCGTCATCCTCAACTGGCCAGCCCATGATTATCCGCTCAGCACGCTTCCAAAACAGGTGGTGGATGCGTTGGAACAAAACGAAACCGGTGCTTCGGAGAAGAACATTGTCGACATGACGCCCGCCCAACGCCGGATCGTCTTCGCCGATGCAAAACAACGCGCATTGGAGTTTGTTTATTGGCTGCAAACGGCGGTTCATGATCGCGTTGGCGACTACCCCCAATCTTTTCGCTACATGAAACTCGCGGACGACTACGGCACCAGCGATCAGCTTCCCCCCAAACCTTACATTCGCGAAGGTCTGCGTCTCGAAGCGTTATACGTTATGCGCGAACAGGACGTGCGCACCGAATCCAAAGAACCTCGCTGGGCCAAAACCATGGTGCCCGATGGAGTTTTTGGATGGCAGTTCAACCTCGATTTCCATCCCACGCGTCGGAACTTTGTGGACAACGATCCGACTCAACCCTGGCAGGCAAAACACTATGGCACCCGCAACTGGTCGACGGACACCGATCGCGCCATGTTCCCTCTGCGGAGCCTGGTGCCCGTAAAGTTGGATGGTCTGCTCGGTTGTTCCAAAAACATCGGCGTCACCAGCATGGTTCAGTCCGCCGTGCGGCTTCACGGTCAAATGATGCATGTCGGCACCGCTGTTGGAACCGTCGCCGCATTGTCCCTTCGTGATGGAATCTCACCGCGTGAAATCGCGGCTTCACCCCAACGCATTCGCGAGGTTCAAACCCGGCTGGTGCGCGGAGCAGACGGTCATGGCACTCTGCTGTGGCCATGGCAGGATGTCCGGCCTGACGAACCCCATTTTGAAGCTGCCAATCTGCTGACCGTCGCTGGAATCTGGCGCGCCGACCCGGAGGATGTCCATTTCCGGCCACATCAAATCGTCACCCGCCGCGAACTCGCCTCCGCGCTCGCCCGCCTTTGCCGCGCTTTGCCCGATGCCAAAGATTGGCCGGAGCTGAAACCCACTTCGCCCTACACCGATGTTGCCGATACCGACAAGGACCGCCCATTGATTGAAGCCATGATCTCGTGGGGCAACTTCGGTCCGCAGCAGCCCACCTTCCATCCCGACGAACCCACCACCTGGGCGACCCTGCATCGCTGGCTGGCAGCATTGGACCTGCCGGTGTTTGCCTCCCTGGTTCACCGCAACAATGGTGCCCAACCGCTGAATCGGGCCGAATGTGTGGACTATCTCCACCGCGTCCTGCAAAAACGCGGCGAGTTTTTCCCACCGGACTTCAACGTCGGAGATCCCAACGATGCA